The Geotrypetes seraphini chromosome 2, aGeoSer1.1, whole genome shotgun sequence genome contains the following window.
ccttctaccaggtctcagagatgcctattgcatctatcTTTTCACTTAGTGCAacatattctaactctcccatcttgttccCTACGcgtctggcatttgcatacagacatttcaaacagtaTTTGTCATATtgatttacaatttgctcagcagttggcatagataatttgcaatctttaaaatcagtctgctctgtatttaaggaaacctggtctactgtggtCTGTATTGCAATCTCATTATCGGGATGCTCcatcctcaaaaggaagacatgtccaggaaaatcaggacatctggtaaccctactcctaaCATATGCAgttgatatctttcttctcatacAGCTATCCCACTTCCACCAATATCCCAGAAAAATTGAAAACTGCGTAAGCAAAAAAAATCTCTAATTGGGCCATCTACAACAAATTCAAGCTAAACTCAGCccgattgcagtgttttgtattagctGCAGTCTGTGTAGTTGGGTGGTACTTAGGCCTATGTATAGTGAATTGCAGCAATTCAGTTGTGAGAGGATGATCATTTGCATCATGATAGCAATGAGTTGCTCATAGAAGAAGGGCCTGATTAGTCGCTGCCTTTTCATGCAGTCTGTTTTTTTCTGAGATTGGATATTTGAGGTGCGTAGGTGAGTGTGGAGCCTAGGTTGACGCCAAGTACTTTTAAAGTTTCTTGTATTCGGAGGTTGGTGCCTGAAGGCAGATTTAATGAGTTGGGGATGGTTTGTTATGGTGTGTGAAACCAGAGCAGTTTGGTTTTGGATATGTTTCTGCTTAAGAAAATATGATACAATATCTGACTACTTCCATAAGCTGCACTGGCTAACTATAGTACCCAGAATATACTTCAAAACATCCTGCATCCTGTACCAGATACACCACTTGAACTTAGCGGATGCAATAATTCATGTTTTCTCTAGATTCTAATTCTCATCTGCTAGAATCTTCAACACCTCCAAGATTATCCTCCTGTCACCAAAAAGTGTCAGATATAAACGTGTATTCAACTCATTGTTCACCTACAtcgcaataaaaaaaacaaaactgtaacAGCCTCCCCACAGATACAAGATCAGAACCTAACTACCTGGATTTTAGAAGaaaattgaaaacatttctttacaaAAACTACCTCTCAGCAGGATGATCCTTATAGACTTCCCAGTGCTAACCAAGCTCTGACTTCCATAATCTTGTCCATATCGGTTTTACTGCAAGCTCCCCATATTTTGCgtgcactcttttttttttttttttttttaaactgtagaTTGCTGTAACATTGTCTTCTGTAAGCTCCCCATGTCTGTATGGGTTCATGTTTTGCATTCTTCTTTGATTGTAAATTGCTGTAGCAACTTCTTCTGAAAGCTCCCCATGTTTGTATGGGCTCGTTtcattgtaaatcgccttgaacctttatAGGCATAGAATGATTCACAaatctcagattagattagaaagaagAGAGGCCCAtcataatgaaagattaggtttcatACCTCTGCTATCTTCCTTcatgtaaatctcctctggaggctaaACTAGAGGGTTCTTGTATGGGCactaaaagatgatccctcccctGTGGGCTATCTGCCCGGGAGCTTCCTGACTTGCTCAGTTAGTAGAAAAGCCATGTAGAGCtatgacaacaggaaacagaagaaaagaaagagagggtgCGGGAACTCCCGCTTCCAGTCAATTCTGCTCAAGAAATTATTACACTAAAACTACAGCCAAAAAAAGGCCAATTGTAATCAAACATAGAATGCAaacattataaaactgcaaaacatagGAAATTTTATGGAACGCAgacacagcctgaagatcagagGGGGTTACCCACTCCCTCTGGAAACCTCACCAACCCTTAAACTTTCCAAAGGGGAATATGCATGTAAATCTTAGTGAAgctggtcaaagacagaaatccagcttaccagttactgaagAGGCGACCTGCGAATCTAACAAAACAGATGGGcaggagttcagcctccagaggagatttacaagaaggaagattagcagaggtaagaaacctaatctttcattcttgtacaattcctctggaggctgaactagagggacatatcaaagcagtcccaaatctcaggggggggggggggggaggccgatGAGCTGCCACATCAAGCCGGTAAAACCTGGAAAAGGTATGAAGGGAAACCCATGTGGCCGCCCAACAAATCTCCTCAGGCATGAGATTCAGCCCACGAGGAAGTCATTCCTCTGGTAGAGTGAGCCTTCACCACAAGGGGTACCAAACTAAAAGGGAGTgccgcaaactggaaatgcctctCAAGAACATGAAACCTCAGAAACTTCCGATGATCTGGGAAAATCAGGATGTGGATATACACTTccgtgagatccaaggaagccaaaaattCCCCGGGTGCCACTGCTGCTATGACAAAACGCACCGTTTCCATGGCCCTAGTGCACTTCAGGGGACCCTCCTGGATCCGCAAACCTGCAAGAGCATTTCCACCAAATCCACGTGATCCGGAAATGAAGTGGAAAGCGGAGGCTTAGAACTCATGACGGAACACTCTGCCGGAACCACGGAGTCTGAATCAAGTTTCAATGTCCACAGAGATTCAGAGATAAGATAAGGAAGGCGACTGGACTGAAAGAGCCTGCGCACTGTCTGATCCTCCCCCAGATCGTGGGAAACAGTGTACTAGGAATCCCCGAGATCTGTCAGGCTAGCCATATCAGTGGAACCTGCCATGGACGCAGGTGCTGAGGCAATAGCAGGAAGTTGCCACTATCTTTCAGGCGAACCAGCAATGGAGCAGActgacatgctggaatccaaaggctACACAGACTGCTGCACCAGAGTCTGAGGGGGAGACAAAGGCATAGCCCGCTTTCTCATGAAAGCCTTAGACATCATATCCACAAAGTCCAGCGGAAAATAATCCCCAGCGGCCAGAGCCGATCTGCTGgactcagatttggaatgttttGAAGACTTATGAGACTTTTCCCCGGAACTATGCTTGCGTTTCATGAAAGCGCCCTCCTCGCCCAAATTTGGCATCCCGGATGCTGGAATCGCATCTCCGGTGGAATCAGAGGAAAGCATAGTGCGGCATCCACACACTGTTCACGCTGCTCACGGGGCGTGGCACACGTAATACATGGCTGCGAATACATGAGCCATCCTCCACAtttaaggcatgaatccatgccatcctgtcctgaggtgaccatctgtgaagtttggagcaaaacgaagcttctaagtccaaaaaatatagtttaaaaaagtttaaagaaaatccaaagaTGGCCGCTGCGGGTGCTGATTTTGACTAAAAAACGCCTGTTAAAAACACAGGAAAATGCtaaaaatggcgattttaggattttacaggaGGGGGTACAAGGGCATGCAGGAAAATCCCCAAATCCTGATTTGAGCACCCTCCCAAAATTggcaaactctgtgactcacagacacTACAGAGAAaccacagtgttttttggtttctccTGGATTTTTTCTCTGTGCATTCCTTGGGGTcaattttctttggttttggcaatgcatttcaatggcagctagcaatacacagtgcaagcatagggagatcagtacctcaggagctgattaaactggattttaCAGGTCTTCTGGccgcctcaccttccctgtcacctcagatcatgaccaccaggacccctcagggaaatcaggAAAGACACGCGGCGTGGTTCCGATCTCGGCATACCCCTTTGGAACTGCAGCAGCCTGATCTCTACCCCTTTGTGGatgaaccaggggagagatggctcctgatcctggagacccgatccaatctgcaggctgtccagagggcttactgcagtttcaggcttacagagcaccctccagaaccAGCCAAAATTcaaaatgtctgcgatctcccacCGAAGGATCATTTGCATAGAGTTGATCCGCAGCATGTGGGCAAATCcatgaaaaaaatcaaaagagactaggaattgaaaacaaatcaggAGTAGAATTAAATGATTTCAACCATACAGCGaagctgcaggaacaaactgagcaAATCAGGAATCccccgggcaggtagcccaaaggggagggatcatcttttagtgccctgcagctgaagctatcagacatacaataataataataataataataactttattcttctataccgccataatcttgcgacttctaggcggtttacaatcaagatagctggacattcagcgaaatacaatatacAGATAATCAGAtgaaatacagagagcagagagcagagactaagaaagcaagagaaagaaatacaaggACCCTCTAGTTCAGCCTTCAGAGGAATTGTACAAGAAAAAGGGGTTCTGGATGGAAGATATAAAATTTCTGTGAGAAGAAATGAAAGAAGGAATAACTAGTAAGAAAGAGGAAGAGGACGTGAGTGGAAGAGAATGGAGAGAAGGGCTCTGGTAGGAGATAAATTGACATAGGCTATCTGAAAGAGTAAGACATAAGATGAAAACAAGATGGACTGAGAGAAGCATCATGGAAGAAACTTCAAGAAGGGATACAAGCTGTGACAGAGGAAGAGTCACTGAGAGGGGTGATAAGGCTGTGTTAAGGAGGAGGAATTGCTATGAGACACTGGGCAAATAAGATTTaagagtgtgtgagagagagacgcACAGGACTTAGAGCAGTTGTATGAAATAGAGGGAGTTTATAATAAAGAGATTATCAAAGAAAAAGGTAGCAAGAAGATAAAAAAAAGTATGGTAGAAGTATGAAAGATACAGAAGTAGCGGCGCTGGATAGCTAGACATGGCTGGTGGTGGCGCGCGAGGGTGGCGGTTCCTTGAAGTATTTTGCACTTAAAAAGTCCAGTTTTTCGGGGGCTGCGGTTTAAATAACTAGTAGACAGCGCTCCCTGGGGCAGAAGAGAAAGGAATGCTAGAGCTTTAATCGGCAGAAAACCCTCAGGAAAAGCTAAGAGGAGGGAGCCCTAATTGCCAGGCCTGGACAGGAAAAGCCTCGAGATGAGCCGCCCATAGACTTACAAAGAAATGAAGAGTCTGGTTTCAGAAATGTTCAAGCAATCTGGGAAATAACAGCTCATTCTGCTTCCTGGCCCTGTTCCTTTGGGGCACAGACCTTTGCTATCCTTCCTGGTCCTGTGCCCATCTCCATATTGCCACCATCACATTGAGTGGGGAAAAAAGGTTATAATTCATAAGGATTCTTAGAGcaaaggagagctgcagaaagACAAGCCACGCAGGAGCATTATGTACACTCTGATGTTTATGCAGGAGTACGAACAGATCTCAGTCACCTTCAGAGATGTGGTGGCATCTTTCTCGGAGGAAGAGTGGAAAGTGTTGGAAGATTGGCAGAAGGAGCTGTATGGGAACGTCATGAAGGAGATCCATGGAACCCTCATCTCTCTGGACTTTCTCTCGATAAAACCTGACATTTTGCTCAGGAtaaaggaagaggaggaggaggaggaggaggaagaagatgtGGAGGCTTTCTGCTGGGATGCTCAGGAAGTGGAGGGAACTGACGACGATGCTAACTTGGAAGAAAAGCCATCCAATGAACAGAAGAAGGGGAAACATCTTGAGAAATGCATTGAAAAGCTGAAATTGCAAGAGACTTTGCCCAGAAAAGCTGCGGAAAACGTTTTTCAGGATCCTGACCAATCCCGCAGTTGCAGGAGGCAGCGCAAGGCGACGCTGTCTCGGAGAGTTTCTTCAGAGAAACAGGTAGGCCTGTCCAGTGAGAGTAAGAGCAGTTCAGCTGTACGGGCAAGTCTGATCTTACAGGAGACCGTCCACTCAGCAGTGAAACAGGAGATGAGAGGGGAATTTGATGATGGCGTCGACAGAAAACACACTGAAGCTCCAAAGATCCCAAAAGCAAAACCCTATAAGTGTGATCAGTGTGAGAAGTGCTACATCAAAAGCTCCCATCTAAAGGTGCATCAGAGAAGCCACACGGGTGAGAAACCATACATCTGTGGTGTCTGTGGAAAGAGCTTCAGCCACCGGGAAACTATAGTTGTTCACCAGAGGTCTCACACGGGCGAGAGACCCTTCCAGTGCACGGAATGTGGGAAAAGTTTCTTAAAGAGTTCCCACCTGAAGGTCCATCTCCGGATCCATAATGGAGAGAAACCTTTTTCTTGTACCATGTGTCACCGGACCTTCAATCACAGGGGCGACCTGAACAAGCACCATAGAATGCACACTGGGGAGAGACCGTTTGAGTGTGCATTATGTGGGAAGAGTTTCAGTCAGAAAGGCAACCTTTTGACCCACCTGGGGACCCACACGGAGGAGAGACTGTTTGCCTGTATGCAGTGTGAGAAACGGTTCAAGCAGAAATCGGAATTGGCCAAGCATCTGAAGATCCACTCGGGAGAGAAACCGTTCACCTGCAATGTCTGTCATAAGAGCTTTAATCGGAACCAGCACCTCCTGAGACACCAGAGAGTGCATGTGGGGAAAATATGAAATAAAAGTGGAAGTGACTTAAAAACTACTTAGTGCTCCTCGAATGGGAACTGAGACTGAACCTGAAAGGATGTTGTCTTTGGTATAAAACGACTGTTATCTGCAAGGGCCTGCCTGGCAGGTCACCTGGAGTGTCCATCATATCCCAAAGAGGAGGAGAAGAGTAGCTTAGTGATCATCGCACCAGACTGACCACCATTGCTTCAACTACACATTTAGATTGTAAGTCCTCTGGGGCCAGGAAAATATCTAAATAAAACACCTTGAGttactactgaaaaaaaaaaaaaaaaaaaaaaaagatgtagtaGGAGTTGTaggaccagaaggtagtgaaaACACATAAGTTGATAAAAGACAGTGTTGTGTGCATGTATACGTTTAATTTTAAAACTGGTTTTAAATAAGTGCTATAATCAGCACTTATAGTGGGTGCCCACCTTCCACATGCCTTAGAAGTGAAGAAAACGCTTTGCTTTTCACAATCccattttttttactcaaagttaCTCACATCAGGGCCATCCTCAGGTCATTTAATTTAGTATCAAAACATCATCTACGCTATATGGTACAACGTTTGATCATCATGTTTGTGGCTAAAGGTTAAAATTAAGAATAGTATTtctcaaaagagtccagaggagtgactaaaatggttaaggggctagaggagttgccgtacagtgagagattagagaaactgggcctcttctcccttgaaaagaggagactgagaagtgacatgatcgaaacattcaagataatgaagggaatagacttagtagataaagacagattgttcaccctctccaaggtagagagaacaagagggcactctctaaagttaaaaggggatagattccatacaaatttaAGAAAGTTCTtcgtcacccagagagtggtagaaatctggaatgctcttccagaggctgttataggggaaaacatcctccagggattcaagacaaagttagacaagttcctgctgaaccagaacgtacacaggtaaggctagtctcagttagggcactggtctttgacctaagggctgccacaggagcagactgctgggcacgatggaccactggtctgacccagcagcggcaattcttatgttcttacgagaGTGAGAACCTGTATAATGTGTGGGTGTGGGTATTAACATAtaacccagtgtttctcaacataaGGTATGCGTACCTTAGGGGGTACAcaggccgcttgttgggggtatgcggcATGGCCTCCAATTCCCTCCCGCCTGTAGAGGCGACATCTCCCCCGATGCTGAAGCTGCTTCCAACGGTCTCTGCCCTCCCCTGTGCTGAAGCCACTTCCGTTGATCTCCAACTTGCCCCCAAAGTCGACACAAAAATCTTCTTCGAGCTGCACACGCTCCTTCCATCTTCAGCAGCATTCCTTGCATGGGCAGCATATGCAGCATGATTCGCACGTTACGCGTAAGTGGCTGACTcagaaaccttctctccaatgtcagagttGACTTCGGGGGAAAGGCTTGTGTGTTGGCCATTTGCAGCGTGCGAGTCGCTGCTTGGGCCAtccatgcgggggggggggggggaattgctgctgctgaaGGGTGAAGACTGAAGGAGCAAGTGCAGCTGAAGAAAGTTTCTGTATCAGCTTTGGGGATGGGAGTGGGGCGGAGATCATCGGAAGCGGCTTCAGTGTGGGGAGGGGCGGAGATCATCAGAAGCGGCTTTAGCGCAGTGAGGGGGTATGATCTTTTGTGACAAAGGCTAGAAggtagggagggggagaaggatgagagggagaaatgttggatatggtggtagagagggaacagagggacggattgaaagggatgcaagggggagtaatgttggacataatgatggagggagagatgtggcatgaggctggtgggcagtcgtgaaaaatgctgcacatgatccgggggatgagcgggagaaatgttggatgtggcaatagagggggtgggagagatgtaccctggatctctcaagacagatggacagtgagagagagagagagagggtgacaTGTCAccaattggggtggaggagagaggaataaaagttggactcatggagggacagagagtgagagagatattggttggggaagggaatggggtctggaggagaggaagcatgtaggaggcagaaataaataaatattggaaatgcaaccagaaactcatgaaatcactagacaacaaagataggaaaaataattttattttcaatttaataatcaaaatgtgtcagttttgtgaatgcatatctgctgtctatattttgctctatatttgtctatttttccatagttgttactgattgcatattttaaagtcatctgccttgacctctttgaaaaccaaacaaacgaatataaatgataattaacattttctgtgtgtacagtgtgctttgtggggtttttttgtggttaaaattatgtattaataagattatattgtgtgtgtatgaaaaatggatggaagaaattgcattacaattagtactattcttatgggggtggggtcaggggcagagcttgtgcgggcctggggtggagcttgggcagggtactcggttggtatttttTAGGCtcgaagaagttgagaaacactgctataaccTGAACTGATGGGGATACAAAAACTGTCTGACTGGCAAACTCAAGAGAATCAGACATGCttttttttcatacctataacaAAGGCTGTCTGTTGTACAGTTGAATAGACCTACTCTGATCACTTCTGTATTGGCAATTTAATTGAACTGTCTTCAGACATCTCTTAGCAATCCCCACACTTCCTCAGCAATTACTGAGCTGTGCTGTCTGACAGTGAAGTAGAGTAAAAAGCTTTCAAAATGTAACTGCTCAAACTTAATTTGTATGACatgactttagcacaggaagtaaCTGATTTCTGAAAAGCTGGTTAGAATATAAAAATGAACACTTTACAGACCATATGTACTAAAAGATTTCTTCCATTTTGTgcctatggggaaaatgcttAACTCTTGCGACCCTAAATGGCTATCAGGAAAGTGA
Protein-coding sequences here:
- the LOC117353826 gene encoding zinc finger protein 501-like — protein: MYTLMFMQEYEQISVTFRDVVASFSEEEWKVLEDWQKELYGNVMKEIHGTLISLDFLSIKPDILLRIKEEEEEEEEEEDVEAFCWDAQEVEGTDDDANLEEKPSNEQKKGKHLEKCIEKLKLQETLPRKAAENVFQDPDQSRSCRRQRKATLSRRVSSEKQVGLSSESKSSSAVRASLILQETVHSAVKQEMRGEFDDGVDRKHTEAPKIPKAKPYKCDQCEKCYIKSSHLKVHQRSHTGEKPYICGVCGKSFSHRETIVVHQRSHTGERPFQCTECGKSFLKSSHLKVHLRIHNGEKPFSCTMCHRTFNHRGDLNKHHRMHTGERPFECALCGKSFSQKGNLLTHLGTHTEERLFACMQCEKRFKQKSELAKHLKIHSGEKPFTCNVCHKSFNRNQHLLRHQRVHVGKI